The genome window TTTTGGCAGACCGGCTTGAGGAGCAGGGTGCCACCCACGTCTCCGCGAATGTCTTTGAGGAGAAGGTCGTGGTTGACGACAGGCTGGTGACCGGCCAGAACCCGGCCTCCGCCGCCGGCGTGGCCAAGGAGATGGAGAAGCTCCTTGCGCAGGTCATCCACGAGGAAAAAGCCGAGGAGCAGCAGGAGGCGGAGGCTCTGCGCGCCGGAAAGGACGCCGAGAAAAACGCCAAGAAGGCTGCCGCAGATACGGAGCACTAACGCCTGCGGCGCACTGAACCTGGCGGCCACCCCAACGAGGGGGCGCCCGCCAGCCCGCATACGTGCGTCGGCTTTCACGCTGACCGAGGCACCAAACCGGTGGTCGGCAACTGACCTGGTCCCGCATTAACCCGGAAGGGCCCCAGAAGACCGTCACGAGGTCTCCGGGGCCCTTCCGTGGACTCAGTAGTTGGCTGGCGGGTCAGAGGCCGGGAACGATTCCTCGACCTGTTCGTCCAATTCCTGCTCCGTCTCCGGTCCGGTCGTGGACTGGTCATCCTCAGCAGAGCGGGTCTCGTTGCGGCGCTCCTTCTCGGAAGCAGCCTCCTTACGGGGATCAGTGCTCATCGTGTCCTCCTAAAAATGGGTCGGAGCTTCAGTCTGCACTAGTCGGAAGCGCTTCGTGATGGGGCCGGCCGGCCGAGCGCCGGCTCTCCTTCATCTCGGCCTCGAACAGATGGCGCCTGCCCCCGGCCAACTCGTCTCGAGCCTGTCGTTCAAGGTCCTTGAAGGCGGAGTAGTAGTGATCGTCGTAGTCCTCAACGATCTGGAACGTCCACCGGCCGTGGATGACGTTGCGGCCGATGATCTCCTGCTCAACCCGGTCGGCAAGATCATCGTGGCCGGCGTCGCGAAGCAGTGTCACGGCCTCGTCGAGAGCGAGGTCTGCGGTTCCTGTCAGCCGGTGAAAACCGTAGAGCAGGCCGCGGGCGTGTTCCACCACCTCCAAGGCCTCGGAGAGCTTGCCGAGGGCTTCGACTGTCGCGCCGCTGACTCCAGGGGGCCGCCGGTGCTCCGCGTCGGGGCCGGCTGGTGAAGGATGATGGTCTCCAACGTGTTCGGACATGACGCCATCATGGCAAGGATCACCCCGAGATTTCACGTGCTGGGGAAAAACTGGCCCAGCTCACGCACCGTTTGGTCGAACAGGGCCACTGGGTCGGAGTCCATCCCGTCGACCTCATCCCGGGCGAAGGACTGCCAGGCGACCCGCCAGCACGCCGTGACGATCTCTGCAACCAGGAGCGACTGAAGAGTCCCCAGCACGCCGCGGTGGACCAGTGCTGAGCTCAGCGCCTCGACCAGGCTTCGCTCCTGCCGAGTGACGACCCGCAGCATGTCCGGCTCCTGGACCAGTAGGCGGGAGATCCTGCGGAAATCGCGCTGTTC of Citricoccus sp. K5 contains these proteins:
- a CDS encoding TetR/AcrR family transcriptional regulator, which encodes MGIREEHRVRMLRDIQRAALDLVEEQGLEATTVGDIAVRVGVSERTVFRYYPSKEHALVPGQQGLIDALVSSESAHHTPSGILDDLLAVCRKLFSHEVEQRDFRRISRLLVQEPDMLRVVTRQERSLVEALSSALVHRGVLGTLQSLLVAEIVTACWRVAWQSFARDEVDGMDSDPVALFDQTVRELGQFFPST